The genomic stretch TCCTCTTGGGCCTGTGAAGAAGAAGGTCCACATGATCAGCCATCACCAGCACTCCCCTGTGAAGTCACTCGCTCCGTCATGGCGAACTGATTCTCGTTCTTGTCCAAATTACAGAAATTCGACAGAGAAACTCTCTACATCGACAAAGTTTTTCCTGATTCGACAGAGATGAGGACGGCGGCATTTTCACCATCAAACCATTGGAACGCCACCTTCCGGAACTCCCATTTCACCACACAACGTTCTAAAACCAACGCTGACCCATTTCTTTTCAACACCAAGAACCCTTTGAATCACCGTCAAGTTCATCCACCATTTCCTTCCTTCTCCATAAACCCCTCAAAAAACCCACCAATACCCATTTCTCAAGATCCCAACTTTCACCCGCTGCCGTTAGTGGTCGTCGGATCCGCGAACGCCGATATATATGTTGAGATTGAGCGGCTGCCGAATGAGGGAGAGACGATCTCGGCCACCTCCGGTCAGACCCTAGCCGGCGGCAAGGGCGCGAACCAAGCCGCTTGCGGCGGGAAATTGCGTTATCCGACTTATTTCTTGGGCCAGGTTGGCGAAGACGCTCACGGGAAGCTGGTTTCTCAGGCACTCGAGGATAGTGGGGTCAATCTTGATCATCTTAACATCGTGAGTGGGACGCCCACTGGGCATGCGGTGGTGATGTTGCAATCTGATGGGCAGAACTCGATCATCATCATCGGTGGGACCAACATGTGCTCTTGGCCTGAGGTTTTGCCTGATGAGGACTTGGAGCTCGTGAAGAATGCTGGGATTGTTCTGCTCCAGAGGGAAATTCCTGATTTTGTCAACAATCAAGTCGCCAAGGTTGTTTTTCGTGTTGGAAATGCTTCTTTTCGATTTGTTTTTCCTGAGTTTCAAATGCTGATGGCATGTTGGTGCTCTCTGTTTTGCGGAGGTAGGGTGAAGTAATGGTATCTTTGTTTTCCTGATTTGAGAGTGGGATCAGTATGATTCTGTGAGTTGTACTGAAGAGGGAGAGTAACAAAGAAGCTTTACTGGGGTCGTTGCagtttttgaaagaaaaggaaCTGCATCAGCCAGTAGTGTCTAATGGATAATTGAAGCTTGCTTGGATCGTGAGTTCTCTGCATTTTCGTCAATGACAAGGCGTGTGCGTGTAAGATCCAATGTATCAGTCGGTTGCTTTCAGGGATACATTTGTGATGTGCATCTGCtattgtagttttttttttttttgtttaatcgaACTCTCTACTGTAGTTTTCGCAGTGGCTAAGTGTTATGCTGCCTCCTTCGTAGAGAAAGTGATATCTAAATTAGTTACTCTACTACACTCTTTTATACTTTATCATAATTTACTTGTAGATCgtgtggaaaataaattttcatctcGATGATGTTAACCTCATGAGCATGGTACCTTTTGGGCGTcctaggcctttatttgaggaGATTGTCTTTGTTCTCTTTCCCTGGCATTTGGCATTTTTGCAAGTTGCTGGTGTGTATCTATgctgttaatttttttgtaaaaagagaaaatacttTTTGTTACCTTTTTTTCTCCCAATCTGTTTGCTTGTGCCCATTCTTGACCTGGTTTGctaataatttcttcttttttgtgcacAACCTTATAATGAATGTCACGTATCTTAAGGCTGCAAGGAGCGCAGGTGTTCCAGTCATTTTGGATGCTGGGGGAATGGATACACCAATTCCTCGTGAACTTTTGAGCTCTGTTGACATATTTAGCCCAAATGAAACCGAGCTCGCTCGCCTAACTGCAATGCCCACGGAAAGTTTCGAACAAATCTGCCAAGCCGTAGCAAAGTTTCACGAAATGGTGAGATTCTAGCACATTCAAAACAACTTTCATAATTAACGACTTGGTGCTGTCATTGCACGTACTTTTAATTCGTTGAAGGAAATGCAGAGTTCCATTGCCCTAGGTGATCATGCAGAATGTTAATCGACTCTTGGGTTCTAATCAAAATGATATTCTCTATGTTCTTCTTGTGTGGCTAGATGATGGACTGAGTTTATACTTGCTTGCCACTGCAGCTGCACCCTATGTCTGCACATGTGATTATATGTCTTGTCATAATCAGATTACAGCACATTTTGGCGAAGGCCTGACACGTGAAACATTGTGCTCATCTACTTTCAGGGAATTAAGCAAGTATTACTAAAACTTGGGGACAAAGGCTCTGCTTTGTTCATAGAAGGAGAAAACCCAATCAAGCAACCCATCATAAAAGCAAAGAAGGTCCTCGACACG from Rhodamnia argentea isolate NSW1041297 chromosome 2, ASM2092103v1, whole genome shotgun sequence encodes the following:
- the LOC115737285 gene encoding ribokinase isoform X2 translates to MRTAAFSPSNHWNATFRNSHFTTQRSKTNADPFLFNTKNPLNHRQVHPPFPSFSINPSKNPPIPISQDPNFHPLPLVVVGSANADIYVEIERLPNEGETISATSGQTLAGGKGANQAACGGKLRYPTYFLGQVGEDAHGKLVSQALEDSGVNLDHLNIVSGTPTGHAVVMLQSDGQNSIIIIGGTNMCSWPEVLPDEDLELVKNAGIVLLQREIPDFVNNQVAKAARSAGVPVILDAGGMDTPIPRELLSSVDIFSPNETELARLTAMPTESFEQICQAVAKFHEMGIKQVLLKLGDKGSALFIEGENPIKQPIIKAKKVLDTTGAGDTFTAAFAVAHVEGKSKAECLRFAAAAALCVQAKGAIPSMPVRESVSDLLQSL
- the LOC115737285 gene encoding ribokinase isoform X1, whose translation is MRTAAFSPSNHWNATFRNSHFTTQRSKTNADPFLFNTKNPLNHRQVHPPFPSFSINPSKNPPIPISQDPNFHPLPLVVVGSANADIYVEIERLPNEGETISATSGQTLAGGKGANQAACGGKLRYPTYFLGQVGEDAHGKLVSQALEDSGVNLDHLNIVSGTPTGHAVVMLQSDGQNSIIIIGGTNMCSWPEVLPDEDLELVKNAGIVLLQREIPDFVNNQVAKAARSAGVPVILDAGGMDTPIPRELLSSVDIFSPNETELARLTAMPTESFEQICQAVAKFHEMGIKQVLLKLGDKGSALFIEGENPIKQPIIKAKKVLDTTGAGDTFTAAFAVAHVEGKSKAECLRFAAAAAALCVQAKGAIPSMPVRESVSDLLQSL